A DNA window from Naumovozyma dairenensis CBS 421 chromosome 7, complete genome contains the following coding sequences:
- the NCA3 gene encoding SUN family protein NCA3 (similar to Saccharomyces cerevisiae NCA3 (YJL116C) and UTH1 (YKR042W); ancestral locus Anc_1.241), whose product MKFSTLLTSSSVLLTLVSAAPAPAPAPAENSHRRDYHHEDRHNDKRAIQYVTVTEKAGSAKKTTLISPSKSTSVSTEKSTESSSIVGDLESFVAPSKKFKDGEIKCSSFPSGQGVISVPWLNLNGWASIMNMDADISTECKDGYYCSYACQAGMSKTQWPSEQPNDGKAVGGLICKDGYLYRTNTDSDYLCQWDVDSAQAVNKLDKDIALCRTDYPGSENMVIPTLVESNGGKSPVSVVDEDSFFKWSGKKTSSQYYVNNAGVSVEDGCVWGDEDSQVGNWAPIIFGAGYTNDQTYLSLLPNPNTNQKANFNVKIVGTDGSDVQGECIYENGSFSSSDGCTVSVLSGSAQFIFY is encoded by the coding sequence ATGAAATTCTCTACTTTATTAACTTCTTCGTCAGTTCTTTTGACTCTGGTCTCTGCTGCTCCAGCTCCAGCTCCTGCTCCTGCTGAAAATTCTCACCGTAGGGATTATCATCATGAAGATCGTCATAATGACAAACGTGCCATTCAATATGTCACAGTCACTGAAAAAGCTGGTTCTGCTAAGAAAACAACTCTAATATCTCCTTCAAAATCCACTTCTGTTTCCACTGAAAAAAGTACCGAATCATCCTCTATCGTTGGTGATTTGGAATCTTTCGTTGCACCAAGtaagaaattcaaagatgGTGAAATCAAATGTTCCTCCTTCCCATCAGGTCAAGGTGTCATCTCTGTACCATGGTTAAACCTTAACGGTTGGGCATCCATTATGAACATGGATGCTGACATCTCTACAGAATGTAAAGATGGGTACTATTGTTCTTATGCTTGTCAAGCTGGTATGTCTAAAACACAATGGCCATCTGAACAACCAAATGATGGTAAAGCCGTTGGTGGGTTGATTTGTAAAGACGGTTATCTGTATAGAACTAATACTGATTCTGATTATTTATGTCAATGGGATGTTGATTCTGCTCAAGCTGTGAATAAATTGGATAAAGATATTGCTCTATGTAGAACAGATTATCCTGGTTCTGAAAATATGGTTATTCCAACTTTAGTGGAATCTAATGGTGGTAAGAGTCCAGTTTCAGTGGTTGATGAAGAtagtttcttcaaatggTCTGGTAAAAAGACTTCCAGTCAATATTATGTCAATAACGCAGGCGTTAGTGTCGAAGATGGTTGTGTTTGGGGTGATGAAGATTCTCAAGTTGGTAATTGGGCACCAATTATCTTTGGGGCTGGTTACACTAATGATCAAACTTATTTATCTTTGCTACCAAATCCAAATACTAACCAAAAGGCTAATTTTAATGTCAAGATTGTTGGTACCGATGGATCAGACGTTCAAGGTGAATGTATCTATGAAAATGGTTCATTCTCTAGTTCTGATGGTTGTACAGTTTCTGTTCTTTCAGGATCAGctcaattcattttctattAG
- the PHO86 gene encoding Pho86p (similar to Saccharomyces cerevisiae PHO86 (YJL117W); ancestral locus Anc_1.238) translates to MGGPKIKKNVQVDASLDKPIDKDAPPTIFTTALTPEYATAALNLSVDFLKQQQGECNKYLISHPVVLSSIVLILTIYMTPKFTYPSNEDISSVSSFLYHLFLLNKRNVFSALIITLICTSFLFTGLSRISDSFFKSKIDRILQSNGELVFNTDLKALQSDTQEKNRKKKNTSEKDTLENTHIVVYRNTPISLISISKNLSLDNVININSIGARKVYLKSGILEDLLDWSMIRSRTLCSASKKKSDTPLKVIVEVYSFDDKLKKTLKKRGFSFISSTKIVENRLLGGLFGVKKELWGVQFHFASKDKN, encoded by the coding sequence ATGGGAGGCCctaaaataaagaaaaatgtcCAGGTGGATGCTTCATTAGATAAACcaattgataaagatgCACCGCCTACCATCTTCACTACAGCATTGACACCAGAATATGCTACTGCTGCATTAAATTTATCTGTCGACTTCTTAAAGCAACAACAAGGTGAATGtaacaaatatttaattagCCATCCGGTTGTATTATCTTCCATCGTCTTAATTTTGACCATTTATATGACTCCTAAATTCACGTACCCATCAAACGAAGACATATCCTCAGTCTCAAGTTTCTTATACCATTTATTCTTATTGAACAAAAGGAATGTCTTCTCTGCATTGATAATTACATTGATTTGTACctcatttttatttactgGGCTTTCAAGAATCTCAGACTCATTCTTCAAGTCTAAAATAGATCGTATCTTACAGTCCAACGGTGAGCTAGTCTTCAACACTGATTTAAAAGCATTACAAAGTGATACTCAAGAGAAGAAcaggaagaagaagaacacATCTGAAAAGGATACTTTGGAAAATACACACATCGTCGTGTATAGAAACACGccaatttcattaatttccaTCTCTAAAAATCTTTCTTTGGACAACGTCATCAATATAAATTCTATTGGTGCAAGGAAAGTCTATTTGAAAAGTGGGATTttagaagatttattagattGGTCAATGATCAGATCAAGAACTTTATGCTCCGCATCTAAGAAGAAATCTGATACTCCTTTAAAAGTTATTGTAGAAGtttattcatttgatgataaattaaagaaaactCTGAAGAAAAGAGGGTTctcttttatttcttctacGAAGATTGTTGAGAATAGATTGTTAGGTGGGTTGTTCGGTGTTAAGAAGGAATTATGGGGTGTTCAATTCCATTTCGCTTCAAAAGACAAGAACTGA
- the RPE1 gene encoding ribulose-phosphate 3-epimerase RPE1 (similar to Saccharomyces cerevisiae RPE1 (YJL121C); ancestral locus Anc_1.234) — MVKPIVAPSILASDFSNLGCECHRVINAGADWLHLDVMDGHFVPNITLGQPIVASLRGAVPREKAFFDCHMMVENPEKWVEDFAKCGADQFTFHYEATKDPLALVKLIKQNGIRAACAIKPGTPVDVLFPLAEHLDMALVMTVEPGFGGQKFMADMMPKVEQLRAKFPQLDIQVDGGLGKETIPQAAKAGANVIVAGTSVFTAKDPEEVISFMKSKVSDELKSRNLLD, encoded by the coding sequence atggtcAAACCTATTGTCGCTCCAAGTATTCTTGCCTCCGATTTTTCTAACCTAGGTTGTGAATGTCACAGAGTAATAAATGCTGGTGCGGATTGGTTACATTTAGATGTCATGGATGGACATTTCGTCCCCAATATTACGTTAGGTCAACCAATTGTTGCCTCATTACGTGGGGCAGTTCCTCGTGAAAAGGCCTTCTTCGATTGTCATATGATGGTTGAGAATCCTGAGAAATGGGTGGAAGATTTCGCTAAATGTGGTGCTGATCAATTTACATTCCATTATGAAGCCACCAAGGATCCCTTGGCTTTAGTTAAATTGATTAAACAAAACGGTATTAGAGCTGCTTGTGCCATCAAGCCTGGTACTCCGGTTGATGTCTTATTCCCATTAGCGGAACATTTAGATATGGCTTTAGTTATGACTGTGGAACCTGGGTTCGGTGGTCAAAAATTCATGGCTGATATGATGCCAAAAGTAGAACAATTGAGAGCCAAGTTCCCACAATTAGATATTCAAGTAGACGGTGGTTTAGGTAAGGAAACTATTCCACAAGCTGCCAAGGCAGGTGCTAATGTTATCGTTGCTGGTACTAGTGTTTTCACTGCCAAGGACCCTGAAGAAGTCATTTCATTCATGAAGAGTAAAGTTtctgatgaattgaaatcaagaaatttattagattaa
- the ALB1 gene encoding Alb1p (similar to Saccharomyces cerevisiae ALB1 (YJL122W); ancestral locus Anc_1.233), whose protein sequence is MPSKNSINRPKLTVNLHRKAQKAGKKRAARERAGHYKPARSADASKSGEIKSVALDLYFNDKDKTGQASTNTSTLASGNGSVTTKTLSKKRAKKIERSLRYAEQRKLLIDLQAKLENGNDDTAMDVDGGEVVKRVRENKKEKSALTQMKEALWNVLDDASSSQGLVIGSGQGTTLGGPFFP, encoded by the coding sequence ATGCCTTCAAAGAACTCCATTAACAGACCAAAATTGACAGTGAACTTACATCGTAAGGCTCAAAAAGCTGGTAAGAAGAGAGCTGCCCGTGAAAGAGCAGGTCATTACAAGCCAGCTAGATCTGCTGATGCTTCTAAGTCGGGGGAGATTAAGTCTGTTGCTTTGgatttatatttcaatgaCAAGGATAAGACAGGACAAGCTTCCACTAATACTAGTACTCTTGCTTCTGGGAATGGGAGCGTCACTACGAAGACACTTTCGAAAAAAAGAGCTAAGAAGATTGAAAGAAGTTTGAGATATGCAGAACAAAGGAAATTACTTATAGATTTACAAGctaaattggaaaatggaaatgatgatactgCTATGGATGTTGATGGTGGTGAAGTTGTGAAAAGAGTTAGAGAAAATAAGAAGGAGAAAAGTGCGTTGACTCAAATGAAAGAAGCTCTTTGGAATGTTCTTGATGATGCTTCATCGAGTCAAGGTTTAGTTATTGGTAGTGGTCAAGGCACTACTCTTGGAGGTCCATTTTTCccataa